gtcgtatcactggtcgtgatcgttggtaagtcgtttagtgtaacggtacctttactcttggtCTTATGTCCCATTAAGCTTCTGCACAATCTCCATGTATACCTGTGTATCAGCCATCTACATCTCATTATGTACTCCCTTACAAATATAAGAAATGCGAGGGAAAAAAACAGGAACTTTTGACcagacaaaaaaggaaaaaaaccttTATCTGTAGCAATACAGTAGGCATTATAGCACTTCATTATGAAGAATCACAACAGTAAGTGTCCACAAAACCAGTTTGGCAgcaacacattcacatacacacacacacacatacacatgagTGGAGTGTAAGATAAAGTTTATTGCAGATTTCACTCATCATTAGTTTAGTGGTTAGGACTTTacaagaccaaaaaaaaaaaaaaaaacagtttacaaacaTTTTCTGTATAATTTAATAGGACTGGGTACAGCAGCTCTTCAAACACAATCTTTTGACACCGAAAATAAATTCAGATCTTGAGATGATCTACCGCGCACAATATATACTGTACCTCCCCGGCAGTGCAGGGTTAATACTTTCTATGTGTGAGAAAAAGTTGTAAAAGTGTCAAGCGGTAtggtcacacacacatacacaccaatAACCTCTCTGTGCACATCTGGCTGTGCATAAAGGACAACCTCACAACCCGCAGGAGGTATCAGAAAAGGGATAGTGCGTCTTGAAGCCAGACAAGAAGCACTGGAGGGGTGGAGGGATAGGGGGAAGCAGGGAGCTGGGAAGGCAGGGAAAGAAAGAATCATCTCCTCTGACCTCTAGTGAAGTGCCAGGTTTTTTCTTAAGCTCTTCACATTTCCTAAATTTGCAGATCTGGTGTCCTGTTTTGCGGTTCCTGCAACTGCTGCAGACTCCACAGTTGATGAGCCTCTTGCAGGGCACACAGACCCCACACCTTTTCCTCTTCTTCTTGGCAGGGTTCCCGCCGGCTCCCGAAGAATTATTCTGCGGGCAGTCTGCCAGATTGGCAATTTGAAACGCACTGTCTGTGACGGCTGCCGAGGCTGCTGCGGGGGAGTGAAGGGCTGTCATGACGATGACCCCTGGAGGTAATGAGATGCCCCCTAGAGCCGGAATAGCGGAAAAAGTTCCAACGCGTTCAGGGAGATTCATTATCTCTGCTTCAGCGGCGCCGCATTTGAGCTTGTTCATGCATTCCCCTGCCAAAGGTCTGCAGTGTTCAGGGGATAAGGTGGAAAGGAAATTATTATTTGCCATTTGCAACGACTCTGGCACTCCGCCAGGCTTCCCCAGCCTTTGGGAGTCGTTTCTGTGCATGCTGGTCCTATTAGGGTTGATAGCTGCTGATTTCCTTCCCCAAAGCATTGCATTATCACAGTTCCAAGGAGACATGCCAATCCGGGCACTGGGGAAGATAGGGGTGGTGATCCTGGCAATCTTAGCAGCCTGCGGGAACGCACCATTGGTTTTATAAAAGGTAGCAAAGGACCGATACCTCTCCATTTCCGAATTGTAATCCATGAGGCTGTTCAGGGCCCCCTCCACCAGGTTATCCTTGGGGAGCACGGCGGCCTCAGGGTTCTGTCCATTCTCCACGCAAACATTGGTGTTCATATTGGACATCTCTGAGGAGGGTAGGTGGAAGGGGGTAGGAGGGGAGAGAGGGGGGAAACCACCGAAGCTGCTTAATTCAGTCACCTTTATTCTTGGGTGAGACCCTCAATACGCAACTGGTTTTATCTCGATTTTGGAGGGGTTGTGAAATCGGGAAAAGTGCCTTTTATTTCTTTGTAGGTGATTTCTCAGCAGACAGCACTTTGTCACGGAGCATCTTCTTGTGCATTATCACAAACGCCAACTGTTCCAAGTAAAACAAAGAGAATCATTCCAAAAAGGTGCACGgggaagagagaaaaaaataaataaatacattgtcAAAATCATTTCCATCACATTAATAAATATCACTCCCCCACCCCCTCCTATTCCCCCGAACATAATTGAATTGCATAACAACATTAATAGCCGGATAGAATACCTGAGACTGGTGAGaggggagagaggaggaggaggaggaggagcgggaGAGCAAAATTGGGGGTGTTGACAAATGCCAAGGGAGACAGAAAGTAGAGATCAAAAGACATGTAAATCAGAGATGGAAAGGGTTATGGTACCTCTAACCAGAGGGCATTTAACGTTATGAAATGCATGAACAAAGTCTTGTCAAGGCGCGGAAATGCTGGAAGGCTGCAAGCAAAATGGGCTGAAGAGAAAAATGAACAGGAAATTAGCAAATTAAGTGCTGAGAAAGTCGACAATGCATCAGAGTATAAGCACAATGCCAGCGAGAGGCCGCCTGTACACAATCGCCACTAAAAAGGCAGGCAAAATAGGAACTACCAGCTGCCACAGTGTCCTTCTGTGTCTGACGGTCATTAGTTTGAATCCCAGCACAGCTGGCACTGCTAGGGTCTTAATTCAATGTACCAAGGACAGGTCTCAATTGGAGCAGCCATTTAAATGATGGGGAGTGGGGAGGTGGGCCCCTGCAATGTGAAGGAGGGAGAGCGGACGCACGGCAAGGAGAGGAAGAGATGAGAAAGGGGCCAGATAAAAATAAGTCAGGCAATTTCATATTCTTGTGGCGTTATCTAAGAGCCAGCAGCTGTAGGGAAGCTGAGCTCTTTACAATCACAGAGCCAGAAGCCCTCTGCAtcctgagccctggtgacagcacacAGTGACAATAACAGGCACCTGCACACCACAGGACCGGAGGGGCGGCATTGTCTCCCCATAGGGGCCGCCAGCACTACAGCGCCTCCAACTTTTCCAGCATATCAGATAGACATCTGCATGGTAGACCCCAGCGCTCACAATCtaatcatcatcaccatcatttcCACAGGGAAGTCAGACATCTCACTG
This region of Ranitomeya imitator isolate aRanImi1 chromosome 1, aRanImi1.pri, whole genome shotgun sequence genomic DNA includes:
- the CXXC4 gene encoding CXXC-type zinc finger protein 4 isoform X2, giving the protein MSNMNTNVCVENGQNPEAAVLPKDNLVEGALNSLMDYNSEMERYRSFATFYKTNGAFPQAAKIARITTPIFPSARIGMSPWNCDNAMLWGRKSAAINPNRTSMHRNDSQRLGKPGGVPESLQMANNNFLSTLSPEHCRPLAGECMNKLKCGAAEAEIMNLPERVGTFSAIPALGGISLPPGVIVMTALHSPAAASAAVTDSAFQIANLADCPQNNSSGAGGNPAKKKRKRCGVCVPCKRLINCGVCSSCRNRKTGHQICKFRKCEELKKKPGTSLERTPVPSAEAFRWFF
- the CXXC4 gene encoding CXXC-type zinc finger protein 4 isoform X1, which codes for MSNMNTNVCVENGQNPEAAVLPKDNLVEGALNSLMDYNSEMERYRSFATFYKTNGAFPQAAKIARITTPIFPSARIGMSPWNCDNAMLWGRKSAAINPNRTSMHRNDSQRLGKPGGVPESLQMANNNFLSTLSPEHCRPLAGECMNKLKCGAAEAEIMNLPERVGTFSAIPALGGISLPPGVIVMTALHSPAAASAAVTDSAFQIANLADCPQNNSSGAGGNPAKKKRKRCGVCVPCKRLINCGVCSSCRNRKTGHQICKFRKCEELKKKPGTSLEVRGDDSFFPCLPSSLLPPIPPPLQCFLSGFKTHYPFSDTSCGL
- the CXXC4 gene encoding CXXC-type zinc finger protein 4 isoform X3 encodes the protein MSNMNTNVCVENGQNPEAAVLPKDNLVEGALNSLMDYNSEMERYRSFATFYKTNGAFPQAAKIARITTPIFPSARIGMSPWNCDNAMLWGRKSAAINPNRTSMHRNDSQRLGKPGGVPESLQMANNNFLSTLSPEHCRPLAGECMNKLKCGAAEAEIMNLPERVGTFSAIPALGGISLPPGVIVMTALHSPAAASAAVTDSAFQIANLADCPQNNSSGAGGNPAKKKRKRCGVCVPCKRLINCGVCSSCRNRKTGHQICKFRKCEELKKKPGTSLENNRHLL